Part of the Imperialibacter roseus genome, ATAATATCGATGGCTTTTTCAGCGCTGATTGATGCCTTCTTATCTTTTAGCTTCCGTTCCAGTTCTTTGTAAAGCTTACAGGCAGCAAAAGCGATACAGATGTGGGCTTCAATTCTTCTTTTCTTGTAATGGTATATCGGTCTTATCCTTAAATCGGTTTTCGTTATTCTAAATGTTCTTTCGACTTGCCATAACTGGCGATAATAGTCCATGACTGTTTGAGCTTCCAGTCGTGTATTGGTGATGTATCCTTTCAGGCCGTCCCACTTTGAGTCGTCTTTAAATTTTTGTTCATCAATGGTGATCTTTATATCTCCTTCTAGCCTGAGGTATTTATTATAGCCTTTATTGTTGATGTGCTTTTTGGTGAGCTTGCCCGTGTTCAATTGCTTTTTAAGACGTTCTAACCCCTTGGATCTGTTTTTGGCATCATTGGCCGCCCTTGCGGTAGAATATTGGATGATTAGCCGTAAGCCATCCTGCCTGACTATTTCTACATATTGTTTATCACTAAGACCTGATGTAAAGATTTTTTGTTTGATAGCTTCACTTTCATTCTTAATCCTGGCTCCTATTATGAAGTTGTAATCTGCTGCTTGTAGTGTGGTTATGTTCTTGTTTGACATAAGACCTGCATCGGCAACTACAATGAACTGTTGGGCATTGTATTGTTTTTGAAAGCTTCTATGACAGGAAGCATCGTATGGCCTTCAAACTTATTGCCTTCAAAAATCTCATAATCGAGTGGATAGCCTTGCTCTGCCACCAAAAGCCCCAGCACTATTTGTGGGTTACTGTGCTTGCCATCTTTGCTAAAACCGGCTTTTCGCAAGTCATCTTCGTCAGCAGCCTCAAAATATAGAGTGGTTACATCGTAAAAGACAACTCCCAGCTTTTTACCCAAGATGTTCACAGTATGATGGAAGCTTATTGCTTTGATCTGCTCTATGTCCTGGGAATGAAGTTTATCCATAAACCGGTAAACTTCATTGACATGAAGGCTAATGCCTTTGTACTTCTGAAGATAATCAATGGTCTTTAACTTGCTAACAGGATAAACTAATCTGGAGATGACCAAGTGTCTAAAAAGCTCTCCCTTTACTCTATTAAAACCTATTTCATCAAAGAGCTTCCCTAATATTAATTCCGGCCCCAGTAATTGTAGCTGCTCGATATTGTCATAAACAGCTTTGAAAAAATGCCCGTCAGTGCCAACATTGAAATCAAGAACAGATTGGCCCCCATAACAACGAACGTATTCTTTAGCTTGGATCGTCAAAGTGTCAACCTCAGATTTACTCGAAGAGCTTCCTATGGTTTTATGCACTCTATAGCTACCCGAACTTTTGTCGATCACCTGCACACTAATGACACCTGACGTGTTCTTCTTCTGCCTGATAAACATGGCACAAATCTAAAAAACAGCTCCTGGGACACTCAAGACACCTCAAAAAACAACTCCAATGTTAAAATAAGGAACTTATTGATATTTTCTAAGGTAAAATGATGAAGTCAGGAGAAGTTGTGGGCACGACGGCTGTTGGTCGGAGTTATTTGGTGCCTACAGCGATTGCTGGTGGCTCCACCTCTCAGTAAATAATCACCGTCATCTTCTTCGGCCCGTGGGCTCCTATCACCAGCGACTGCTCGATATCAGCCGTTTTAGAAGGGCCAGCGATGAAGACGCCAAAGCCAGGAATTTCTTCAATTTTTTTGTAGGCCTGGTGCATATTGCCTACCAACGTTTTGCGGTCGATTACCACAATTAAATGCACCACAATAAATGGCAAGGCTCTTATCCCTGCCAGTTCTTCCGGCACCCAAATGGCTCCGTTTTCTGCTGTGCCGAATGCTCCGGCAATGATGCCAGCGTCTACGTGTCGCAAGTCCGAGGGCTTTTTGACTGTGGCTAAATCTATTCCAGCAGAGTAAATGTCAGGCAGTGTGGTAACCACCTGTTGGTAGGTCTTGGTCTGTGCATCAACTGCGGCTTTGACCTCTTCTTCACTGCTACATGAAATAACAGTTACGTGGTTGGCTTCCAGTGAAGAGGTAAAAGTAGCCTCAAGGTCTTTACTGATCTCAAATGCTGGAATTTCAGGCAGTGGCTTTGGCTCAAGTTCCAGCTTGCGGATGTTGCTCAATATCTTTTCTCTGCTGCTCATGATTTCCGGTTTTTGGCGTACCACTCTTTGAAGCTGGCCTTGGGTGGTGCCGGCAAATCTCGCTGCTTGCCCCACGCATTGAGCGGGTTGTTGATTAGAGACTTTGGCAGTAGCGCCAGCGACTTCCTGGCCAGCCTTCCCATCATGTTGTAGAGCGATGGCGAAGAGAGCACTTTGGCAGCGAATGTCATCGAAATTCTTTTCCCGGCTCCGTCCAGTTTTTCATCGGCAACGACTTGGCGCCACTCATAGAGCTGCTCATGGATATTGATCTTCACTGGGCACACGTCGCTGCAGGAGCCACATAGAGTAGACGCAAAGGGCAACGATTGGTGCTTCTTTAAATCCACTCCCGGCGATAAGATGGAGCCGATAGGGCCGGGCACTGTTGCGTCGTAACTGTAGCCACCACTGCGGCGGTAGATCGGGCAGGTATTCATGCAGGCGCCGCAGCGTATGCACTTCAAGCTGTTGCGGAACTTCTCCCTGCTGAGCTGCTCCGTGCGGCCATTGTCTACCAGAATGATGTGCATTTCCTGGCCTGGTCGTGGCCGGTGGAAGTGGCTGGTGTAGTTGGTGATGGGTTGGCCCGTAGCGCTGCGTGCCAGCAGTCGGGTATAAACTCCGAGATGCTCCAGCTTCGGAATCAGCTTTTCGATGCCCATGCAGGCAATGTGAACAGGTGCCAGGTGCACGCCCATGTCGGCATTGCCTTCGTTGGTGCACACGACAAAACCGCCGGTTTCTGCAATGCCGAAATTCACCCCTGTCAGGGCAACATCGGCCTCCATGAACTTATTGCGGAGGTGCTGCCGGGCGGCTTCCGTCAGGTATTGTGGATCGTTGTTACCTTTTTCTGTCTGTAGGTGCTCGTGGAATATTTCGGAGATGTCTTCTTTTTTTAAGTGGATGGCAGGCATCACGATATGGCTGGGAGGCTGCCGCACAAACTGGATGATGCGCTCCCCAAGGTCGGTGTCGACCACCTCAAACCCATGCGCTTCCAGGTGCTCGTTGAGGTGACACTCTTCTGTGAGTATCGATTTGCTTTTTACCAGCTTTTGGGCTTTGTGTTTTTGAAGAATGGAGGTGACAATTTCGTTGTGCTCCTTGGCATCGGCAGCCCAATGCACGTTGATGCCATTGGCTACGGCATTTTCCTCGAACTCCTCCAGGTAGCTGGCGAGGTTGGAAAGTACGCTGTCTTTGATGCCGGACGCAAGTTCCCGTAGCTGCTCCCATTCCGGTATCTGCTTGCTCGATACATCACGCTTGCTCCGCACCCACCAAAGCGTTTCGTTGTGCCAATCGACTTTTTTATTGTCTTTGAGGAAAGTTTCGGTGTTGCTACTATGGCTCATGCTGATACTCCGTTTAAGATCTCCGCCACGTGCATCACCTTCACCCTCATCTTGTTTCTACTGATGATGCCTTCCAGATGCATCAGGCACGACATGTCGTTAC contains:
- a CDS encoding LutC/YkgG family protein; the protein is MSSREKILSNIRKLELEPKPLPEIPAFEISKDLEATFTSSLEANHVTVISCSSEEEVKAAVDAQTKTYQQVVTTLPDIYSAGIDLATVKKPSDLRHVDAGIIAGAFGTAENGAIWVPEELAGIRALPFIVVHLIVVIDRKTLVGNMHQAYKKIEEIPGFGVFIAGPSKTADIEQSLVIGAHGPKKMTVIIY
- a CDS encoding lactate utilization protein B, translating into MSHSSNTETFLKDNKKVDWHNETLWWVRSKRDVSSKQIPEWEQLRELASGIKDSVLSNLASYLEEFEENAVANGINVHWAADAKEHNEIVTSILQKHKAQKLVKSKSILTEECHLNEHLEAHGFEVVDTDLGERIIQFVRQPPSHIVMPAIHLKKEDISEIFHEHLQTEKGNNDPQYLTEAARQHLRNKFMEADVALTGVNFGIAETGGFVVCTNEGNADMGVHLAPVHIACMGIEKLIPKLEHLGVYTRLLARSATGQPITNYTSHFHRPRPGQEMHIILVDNGRTEQLSREKFRNSLKCIRCGACMNTCPIYRRSGGYSYDATVPGPIGSILSPGVDLKKHQSLPFASTLCGSCSDVCPVKINIHEQLYEWRQVVADEKLDGAGKRISMTFAAKVLSSPSLYNMMGRLARKSLALLPKSLINNPLNAWGKQRDLPAPPKASFKEWYAKNRKS